A stretch of Lathyrus oleraceus cultivar Zhongwan6 chromosome 6, CAAS_Psat_ZW6_1.0, whole genome shotgun sequence DNA encodes these proteins:
- the LOC127094109 gene encoding uncharacterized protein LOC127094109, translating to MPQKFKTPNFEKYKGDSYPKKHLVMFCRKMTSYAHNDKLMIHCFQDSLSGASLSWYMHLEKCHVQSWLDLANAFLKQYKYNLDMAPSCMQLQGLSQESNESFRGYAQRWRELVAQVQPPLLEKELVDLFMDTLQGLYYEKMIGSTSPDFSCLVSAGIRIESMLKSGKIQDVSNIHASESESIVSSQEKEEMEINAIWEALQAPYQTEFPLQGQSPCESRGSPWHQRQAPHQQRQHTR from the coding sequence ATGCCTCAAAAGTTCAAGACACCGAATTTCGAAaagtacaaaggggatagctATCCAAAGAAAcatttggtgatgttttgtaGAAAAATGACTTCCTATGCTCACAATGATAAGCTGATGATTCACTGTTTTCAGGATAGTCTGAGTGGAGCATCATTGAGTTGGTACATGCATCTAGAAAAGTGCCACGTCCAATCATGGTTAGACCTGGCCAACGCTTTtttgaagcaatacaaatacaattTGGACATGGCTCCCAGTTGTATGCAGTTGCAAGGTTTATCTCAGGAAAGCAACGAATCCTTCAGAGgatatgcccagagatggagagaattagTTGCTCAAGTTCAGCCACCACTTCTGGAGAAAGAATTAGTTGACTTATTCATGGATACCTTGCAAGGTCTGTACTACGAAAAGATGATAGGCAGTACTTCACCTGATTTTTCATGCTTGGTGTCAGCTGGAATACGCATCGAGAGCATGCTCAAAAGTGGAAAGATCCAAGATGTCTCGAACATCCATGCTAGTGAGAGTGAATCCATTGTCAGTTCCCAAGAGAAAGAGGAGATGGAAATTAATGCAATCTGGGAAGCTCTACAAGCTCCATATCAGACGGAATTCCCTCTACAGGGTCAATCCCCTTGTGAAAGCCGAGGATCTCCTTGGCATCAACGACAAGCTCCGCATCAGCAGCGCCAACACACTCGATAA